One segment of Desulfosudis oleivorans Hxd3 DNA contains the following:
- a CDS encoding TetR/AcrR family transcriptional regulator has product MTTSTLRGLAALRENERDARRTLIMDAACSLFAKKDFKQVTVREIAKQAGVGVGTIYNYYASLDELFFDIFLKHASDIQQRLYSQAQQKNATLHDLCALYVEYLCTHIPFYQIMSHFMLGGDLMPAATEKLNHIMRQLMDHLEDTLKKTGPCEDSRITAHALFAALNGIMISYARYPGRNDDEILAHTRRLALRMADIFAKAPAG; this is encoded by the coding sequence ATGACCACATCGACGTTGCGGGGCCTGGCGGCCCTGCGGGAAAACGAACGGGATGCCCGGCGTACACTGATCATGGATGCCGCGTGCAGCCTTTTTGCGAAAAAAGACTTCAAGCAGGTCACGGTGCGGGAGATCGCCAAACAGGCCGGGGTCGGGGTGGGCACCATCTATAACTACTACGCCAGCCTGGACGAACTTTTTTTTGATATTTTTCTAAAGCACGCCAGTGATATTCAGCAGCGCCTGTATTCACAAGCACAGCAAAAAAACGCTACCCTGCACGACCTGTGTGCTCTTTATGTCGAATATCTTTGCACCCACATCCCTTTTTACCAGATCATGAGCCACTTCATGCTGGGCGGTGACCTGATGCCTGCCGCCACTGAAAAGCTCAACCACATCATGCGGCAACTGATGGACCACCTGGAAGACACCCTGAAAAAAACCGGGCCGTGCGAGGATTCAAGAATCACGGCCCACGCCCTGTTTGCCGCGTTAAACGGCATCATGATCAGCTATGCCCGGTATCCCGGCCGCAACGACGACGAAATCCTCGCCCACACCCGGCGCCTGGCCCTTCGGATGGCCGACATTTTTGCAAAAGCCCCTGCCGGCTGA
- a CDS encoding TonB-dependent receptor, translating to MKLAIRTLLLTGCIIYCGAAVAVQADEQKAQATAMLDEIVVTATKTEETRKDVPNAVIVIDQAAIEASTADTVGELLANEPGVDFRTRGDYGGAAQSLNIRGMSDTEVQVMVNGVSANSPSLGSADIGTIPLSSIERIEIVKGSGSMLHGSGAMAGAVNIITKRPKRDRMDAKASAGYGTDNTYQLAAEHGQYIGDFGYYLTAGQQETDGRRDNGDMEQQDASLALVLDRDDLLNVTLNGSVVDREFGVPGVKPPAGTGTHYVGGVAFYNADSASLVDNGSDTTYQASLEIKSRPTDWLAVNLKPFYSDLENYHSTRYNDTSWGHLAGEGYKTWVYNTVKGIDGHVALDPVDGLTLLLGGDYKDYEWETEQSFLDVSGAFNPAIPVATNDAKLFTKSCFGEVQYRPSQYVKLLAGVREENHSTFGRETLPRYGLVFNPTGSTAVKFSHGKHFKAPTPNDLFWPEDDFTRGNPTLKPQTGWHTDVTIEQGLCQNALLVTASAFTWDIDDKIDWAPNPAFPGPYGDKWTPTNVNSSRGHGWEAGLRIQPEEHWAADISYTYTSATDTLQFVERTAQYLANHRAKIGGSYRFGFGLTTALTCRYVGTRDFYRSSYDSLPTDRLDSYITVDLKAEQRLAGHWILTLRADNLIDEEYDTYVGTFTDSAGAMQYGRFPGGGSSYFASVGYEY from the coding sequence ATGAAACTTGCAATTCGTACCCTGCTTTTGACGGGTTGTATAATTTACTGTGGTGCCGCCGTGGCTGTTCAGGCGGATGAACAAAAGGCCCAGGCCACGGCCATGCTGGATGAGATCGTGGTGACGGCCACCAAGACCGAGGAGACCCGGAAAGATGTACCGAATGCCGTAATCGTTATCGACCAGGCCGCTATTGAAGCCTCCACCGCCGACACGGTGGGGGAGCTGCTGGCCAATGAGCCGGGCGTTGATTTCCGGACCCGGGGCGACTACGGCGGCGCGGCCCAGTCCCTTAACATCCGGGGCATGAGCGACACAGAGGTCCAGGTCATGGTCAACGGCGTTTCCGCCAACTCCCCTTCCCTGGGATCGGCGGATATCGGCACCATTCCTTTGAGCAGCATCGAGAGAATCGAGATCGTAAAGGGATCAGGCTCCATGCTGCACGGTTCCGGGGCCATGGCCGGGGCGGTCAACATTATCACCAAGCGGCCGAAACGGGATCGCATGGACGCAAAGGCCTCGGCCGGTTACGGCACGGACAACACCTACCAGCTTGCCGCCGAGCACGGGCAGTACATCGGCGACTTCGGCTACTATCTTACTGCCGGGCAGCAGGAGACCGACGGCCGGCGGGACAACGGCGACATGGAGCAGCAGGACGCCTCCCTGGCCCTGGTTTTAGACAGGGATGACCTTCTGAATGTCACCCTGAACGGCAGCGTGGTGGACCGGGAGTTCGGCGTGCCGGGCGTCAAGCCGCCGGCCGGCACCGGCACCCATTACGTGGGCGGCGTGGCGTTTTACAACGCGGATTCGGCCAGCCTGGTGGATAACGGCAGCGACACCACCTACCAGGCATCCCTGGAGATTAAAAGCCGGCCGACCGACTGGCTGGCCGTCAACCTGAAGCCTTTTTACAGTGACCTGGAGAACTACCACTCTACCCGGTACAACGACACCTCCTGGGGCCACCTGGCCGGCGAGGGGTACAAAACCTGGGTTTACAACACGGTAAAAGGAATTGACGGTCATGTGGCCCTGGATCCGGTCGACGGCCTCACCCTGCTGCTGGGCGGTGACTACAAAGATTATGAGTGGGAGACCGAGCAGTCTTTTCTGGATGTCAGCGGCGCGTTCAACCCTGCCATTCCCGTGGCCACCAACGATGCCAAGCTCTTTACCAAAAGCTGTTTCGGAGAGGTGCAGTACCGGCCCAGCCAGTATGTCAAGTTGCTGGCCGGTGTGCGGGAGGAGAACCACTCCACCTTTGGCCGGGAAACCCTGCCCCGCTATGGCCTGGTGTTCAACCCCACCGGCAGCACCGCGGTCAAGTTCAGCCACGGCAAGCATTTCAAGGCTCCCACGCCCAATGACCTGTTCTGGCCGGAAGATGATTTTACCCGGGGCAACCCCACCCTCAAACCCCAGACCGGGTGGCACACCGACGTGACCATTGAACAGGGCCTTTGCCAAAACGCCCTGCTGGTGACTGCCTCGGCCTTTACCTGGGACATTGACGACAAGATCGACTGGGCACCCAACCCGGCATTTCCCGGCCCCTATGGTGACAAGTGGACCCCCACCAACGTGAACTCCAGCCGGGGACACGGCTGGGAGGCGGGCCTTCGGATTCAGCCGGAGGAGCACTGGGCCGCCGACATCAGCTACACCTACACCTCGGCCACAGACACGCTTCAGTTTGTGGAGCGGACGGCCCAGTACCTGGCAAACCACCGGGCCAAAATCGGCGGGTCTTACCGGTTCGGCTTCGGCCTGACCACGGCCCTGACCTGCCGGTACGTGGGCACCCGGGATTTTTACCGCAGCAGCTACGACAGCCTGCCCACCGACCGGCTTGACTCCTATATCACGGTGGACCTGAAAGCCGAGCAGCGGCTGGCCGGCCACTGGATTCTCACCCTGCGGGCCGACAACCTGATCGACGAGGAATATGACACCTATGTGGGCACCTTTACCGACAGCGCCGGCGCCATGCAGTACGGCCGGTTCCCCGGCGGCGGCAGCTCATATTTTGCCAGCGTTGGATATGAATATTAA
- a CDS encoding acyl-CoA dehydrogenase family protein: MYDFLLTPEERELKKEARAFVREEISSDFLRAMDKNEITYPREFVEKLAERNLIGVRFPKAYGGRGLGWTAEIAVLEEIGCLGIALGCAYSMPSIVGEALHVFGTEEQKQKYLVPYLQGKLIAAEALTEPRGGSDFFGAMTRADLEGDHFILNGQKRFVVGAEGADFFIVYCRTNFDANAHKYGRLSLLIVDKGPGVEVEYLYGLMGCRGGGTGRLVFRDVKVPKENLIGELHSGALCFHQMMIPERMTSAGGSLCAWAGLDLAVRYSNRRRAFGKEIRKYQAVNFLVADSIMQLDAARGLCYIAAKAVDNNYPNLRRLVSEAKRFATESAWKIVNNAMQIMGGIGYTDVYPIERALRDTRLAMIWTGTNEIMNLLIQHEYYNEVLDPAYDRRMMENDATNPDEAERCFSDEDMMRVHEAGGK, translated from the coding sequence ATGTACGACTTTCTGCTGACCCCGGAAGAACGGGAACTTAAAAAAGAGGCCAGGGCCTTTGTGCGCGAAGAGATCTCCAGCGATTTTCTGCGCGCCATGGACAAAAATGAAATCACCTACCCCCGGGAGTTTGTGGAAAAGCTGGCCGAACGGAATCTCATCGGGGTCAGGTTTCCCAAGGCGTACGGGGGCCGGGGCCTGGGATGGACCGCCGAGATCGCGGTGCTTGAAGAGATCGGGTGCCTGGGCATTGCCCTGGGGTGCGCCTACTCCATGCCCTCCATCGTGGGCGAGGCCCTTCACGTGTTCGGTACCGAAGAGCAGAAGCAGAAATACCTGGTGCCCTACCTCCAGGGAAAATTGATTGCGGCAGAGGCCCTGACCGAGCCCAGGGGCGGGTCCGACTTTTTCGGCGCCATGACCCGGGCCGACCTGGAAGGGGACCACTTTATTTTAAACGGCCAGAAACGCTTTGTGGTGGGGGCCGAAGGGGCCGACTTTTTTATTGTCTACTGCCGTACCAACTTTGATGCCAATGCCCACAAATATGGCCGCCTCTCCCTGCTGATCGTGGACAAGGGGCCCGGTGTCGAGGTGGAATATCTCTACGGCCTGATGGGATGCCGGGGCGGCGGCACCGGCCGGCTGGTGTTTCGCGACGTCAAGGTGCCCAAAGAGAACCTGATCGGCGAGCTTCACAGCGGGGCCCTGTGCTTTCACCAGATGATGATTCCCGAACGCATGACCTCGGCCGGCGGCAGCCTCTGCGCCTGGGCGGGTTTAGACCTTGCCGTTCGCTACTCCAACCGGCGCCGGGCATTCGGCAAGGAGATTCGCAAATACCAGGCGGTCAACTTCCTGGTGGCCGACTCCATCATGCAGCTGGACGCGGCCCGGGGCCTCTGCTACATCGCGGCAAAAGCGGTGGACAACAATTACCCCAACCTGCGCCGGCTGGTAAGCGAGGCCAAGCGGTTTGCCACGGAATCGGCCTGGAAAATCGTCAACAACGCCATGCAGATCATGGGCGGCATCGGCTACACCGATGTCTACCCCATTGAGCGGGCCCTGCGGGACACCCGGCTGGCCATGATCTGGACCGGCACCAACGAGATCATGAACCTGCTGATTCAGCATGAATACTACAACGAGGTGCTGGACCCGGCCTATGACCGGCGAATGATGGAAAACGACGCCACCAACCCGGACGAGGCCGAGCGGTGCTTCTCCGATGAAGACATGATGCGGGTCCACGAGGCCGGGGGGAAATAG
- a CDS encoding PEP/pyruvate-binding domain-containing protein, with protein sequence MAYSSHVSTGWESLDAIIDHLRTGDNVVWQVDSIDDYQRVVTPFVNAALARNDRVVYMRFGRHTALVEERPDLAVYHLQTENSFESFSVQVHNIITREGRDVCYVFDSLSDLLHLWATDRMIGDFFFVTCPYLFQLNTIAYFALLRNHHSYKSIARIRETTQVLIDVHNYKGQICVHPIKVEHRYSPTMFFPHIKEKDALAPVINSVEATRLFSHLSRSSTAGAQRHLDYWDRLFMEARTLLESDAGPAERQDMVQQLSRLMLTRNKRMLALIREYFSLEDLLQIKERMIGTGFIGGKSVGMLLARNILAREEGFDWQGVLEHHDSFYIGSDVFYSFIVQNGWWQTFMAHKTGEGYFDRAKELKEKIPHGSFPDEIVERLTLMLEYFGQSPIIVRSSSLLEDAFGSAFAGKYDSFFCVNQGSPEKRYREFEGAMLRVFESTMGEDALAYRRQRGLDRSDEQMALLVQRVSGAYHKSYFFPELAGVGLSRNPFVWKKGMDPGAGMARLVFGLGTRAVNRVENDYPRIVAMDDPLVKPLAGTEDIRRFSQRFVDLLNLEENRLETVSLEGLLEKEVPGRIDLVGVRDTEAAQRLREMGRPEKAHWILTFDPFLSQTPFVTTMRRLLSRLETVYESPVDVEFTVNFAENQAMQVNLVQCRPFQGLDDSVGRRIPETIDRRDTVLRVAGNFMGGAVWRPISRIILVDPEPYVALSMSEKYSVARLVGKLNRLIKDREAQATLLMGPGRWGTHSPAMGVPVSFAEINQVSAIAEISYQSGSLIPDLSFGTHFFHDLIETGIFYLAVYPEDPEVVFNPEWIYALPNQLPALVPEAARFSHVVNVVDTVGTGLVLQSDMVTQVAACYLAPKAG encoded by the coding sequence ATGGCCTATTCTTCCCATGTAAGCACCGGCTGGGAAAGCCTGGACGCCATCATCGACCACCTGCGCACCGGTGATAACGTGGTGTGGCAGGTGGACAGCATCGACGACTACCAGCGGGTGGTCACTCCCTTTGTCAACGCGGCTCTGGCCCGCAACGACCGGGTGGTCTACATGCGGTTCGGCCGCCACACGGCCCTTGTGGAAGAGCGCCCTGACCTGGCGGTTTACCACCTGCAGACGGAAAACAGCTTTGAGTCCTTTTCCGTCCAGGTGCACAACATCATCACCCGTGAAGGCCGGGATGTGTGCTATGTGTTTGACTCCCTTTCCGACCTGCTCCACCTCTGGGCCACGGACCGGATGATCGGCGATTTTTTCTTTGTCACCTGTCCCTACCTGTTTCAGCTTAATACCATCGCCTATTTCGCCCTGCTGCGAAATCATCACTCCTACAAGTCCATTGCCCGTATTCGGGAAACCACCCAGGTGCTGATCGATGTCCATAATTACAAGGGCCAGATCTGCGTTCATCCCATCAAGGTGGAACACCGTTATTCGCCCACCATGTTTTTCCCTCATATAAAGGAAAAGGATGCCCTGGCACCGGTGATCAACAGCGTGGAGGCCACCCGGCTGTTTTCCCATCTTTCCCGCAGCAGTACGGCCGGTGCCCAGCGCCATCTGGACTACTGGGACCGACTGTTCATGGAGGCCCGTACCCTGCTGGAGTCCGATGCCGGTCCAGCGGAGCGGCAGGACATGGTGCAGCAACTGAGCCGGCTGATGCTCACTCGCAACAAGCGGATGCTGGCCCTGATCCGGGAGTATTTTTCGCTGGAGGACCTGTTGCAGATCAAGGAGCGTATGATCGGCACGGGCTTTATCGGCGGCAAGTCGGTGGGCATGCTGCTGGCCCGCAATATTCTGGCACGGGAAGAGGGGTTTGACTGGCAAGGTGTTCTGGAGCACCACGACTCTTTTTATATCGGGTCGGACGTGTTCTACTCGTTTATTGTTCAGAACGGCTGGTGGCAGACCTTTATGGCCCACAAGACCGGGGAAGGATATTTTGACAGGGCAAAAGAACTCAAAGAAAAAATTCCCCACGGCAGTTTTCCGGACGAGATCGTGGAACGGCTCACCCTGATGCTGGAGTATTTTGGCCAGTCCCCCATTATCGTTCGTTCCAGCAGCCTGCTGGAGGACGCCTTCGGTAGCGCCTTTGCCGGCAAGTATGACAGTTTTTTCTGCGTCAACCAGGGCTCCCCGGAAAAGCGGTACAGGGAGTTTGAAGGCGCGATGCTGCGCGTTTTTGAAAGCACCATGGGCGAAGACGCCCTGGCCTACCGGCGGCAGAGGGGCCTGGACCGGTCCGACGAGCAGATGGCCCTTCTGGTGCAGCGGGTATCAGGCGCTTATCACAAGTCCTATTTTTTCCCGGAATTGGCAGGGGTCGGGCTTTCCCGGAACCCCTTTGTCTGGAAGAAGGGGATGGACCCCGGGGCCGGTATGGCCCGCCTGGTGTTCGGCCTGGGTACAAGGGCCGTAAACCGGGTGGAAAACGATTATCCCCGAATCGTGGCCATGGACGATCCCCTGGTCAAACCCCTGGCCGGCACCGAAGACATTCGCCGGTTTTCCCAGCGGTTTGTGGACCTGCTGAACCTGGAGGAAAACCGGCTTGAAACCGTTTCACTGGAAGGCCTGCTGGAAAAGGAGGTGCCCGGACGCATCGACCTGGTCGGCGTTCGGGACACCGAGGCGGCCCAGCGGCTTCGGGAGATGGGCCGGCCGGAAAAGGCGCACTGGATACTGACCTTTGACCCCTTTCTTTCCCAGACCCCGTTTGTCACAACCATGCGGCGGCTGCTCTCCCGGCTGGAAACGGTTTACGAAAGCCCGGTGGACGTGGAGTTTACCGTCAACTTTGCCGAAAACCAGGCCATGCAGGTCAACCTGGTCCAGTGCCGTCCATTCCAGGGCTTGGACGATTCAGTCGGCAGGCGTATTCCCGAAACCATTGACCGGCGCGACACAGTGCTTCGCGTGGCCGGCAATTTTATGGGCGGAGCCGTGTGGCGGCCCATTTCCCGGATCATTCTGGTGGACCCGGAGCCCTATGTCGCGCTTTCCATGTCGGAGAAATACAGCGTGGCCCGGCTGGTGGGCAAACTCAACCGGCTGATCAAGGACCGGGAGGCCCAGGCCACCCTGTTGATGGGACCGGGCCGGTGGGGCACCCATTCACCGGCCATGGGCGTGCCGGTGAGCTTTGCCGAGATCAACCAGGTGTCCGCCATTGCCGAGATCAGCTACCAGAGCGGCAGCCTGATTCCCGACCTCTCCTTTGGCACTCACTTTTTTCACGACCTGATTGAAACCGGCATTTTTTACCTGGCCGTCTATCCGGAAGACCCGGAGGTGGTGTTCAACCCGGAGTGGATATACGCCCTGCCCAATCAGCTGCCTGCCCTGGTGCCGGAGGCGGCCCGCTTTTCCCATGTGGTCAACGTGGTTGACACCGTTGGCACCGGCCTTGTGCTTCAGTCCGACATGGTCACTCAGGTGGCTGCCTGCTACCTGGCACCAAAGGCCGGGTAA
- a CDS encoding universal stress protein, whose amino-acid sequence MRKKILVAVDPSVCSRYAMQYAARLAEEIREVDFVLFHVQPTVSSYLVDEAMKRPQARAELDKLVRKNREAALALLEACRQYIIDAGVPVGAVEVKTMPRISGIAEDIVNTAQEGSYDAVLVGRRGIGGLQEMFLGSVTAGLLAGSRVIPVWIVDGPVESQNMAVAIDGSTQSLRVVDHVAHIFSDAPDARLTFLNVEPRLGDFTEIDPSLLEAAELEAAVLTANQQYVAGFMEKAAAMLAKAGIEKDRVTFKTVQSRFFAGRAILDELKKDGFGTVAVGKTGTGNSRTLGKVAGHITQKLSNAAVWVVP is encoded by the coding sequence ATGCGTAAGAAAATCCTGGTGGCGGTGGACCCGTCGGTCTGTTCCCGGTATGCCATGCAGTATGCGGCCCGGCTGGCGGAAGAGATTCGCGAGGTCGATTTCGTGCTGTTTCATGTGCAGCCCACGGTTTCGTCCTACCTGGTGGATGAGGCCATGAAACGGCCCCAGGCAAGGGCCGAACTGGACAAGCTGGTCCGGAAGAACCGTGAAGCGGCCCTGGCCCTGCTGGAAGCGTGCAGACAATACATAATCGATGCCGGTGTGCCTGTGGGGGCGGTTGAGGTGAAAACCATGCCCCGGATTTCCGGTATTGCGGAAGACATTGTCAATACGGCCCAGGAAGGGTCTTATGACGCCGTTCTGGTGGGCCGCCGGGGCATCGGCGGCCTTCAGGAGATGTTTCTGGGCAGCGTCACCGCCGGCCTGCTGGCCGGCTCCCGGGTGATTCCCGTGTGGATAGTGGACGGACCGGTTGAATCGCAAAACATGGCCGTTGCCATTGACGGCTCCACCCAGTCCCTGCGGGTGGTGGACCACGTGGCCCATATTTTTTCCGATGCGCCGGACGCGCGACTGACCTTTTTAAACGTGGAGCCCCGGCTGGGCGATTTTACCGAAATCGATCCCTCTCTGCTGGAGGCCGCTGAACTGGAAGCGGCGGTGCTTACGGCAAACCAGCAGTATGTGGCCGGGTTCATGGAAAAGGCCGCCGCCATGCTGGCAAAGGCCGGTATTGAAAAAGACCGGGTGACGTTCAAAACCGTCCAGTCCCGGTTTTTCGCCGGCCGGGCCATTCTGGATGAGTTGAAGAAAGACGGTTTCGGTACCGTGGCGGTGGGCAAGACCGGCACGGGAAACAGCCGCACCCTGGGCAAGGTGGCCGGCCATATCACGCAGAAACTTTCCAATGCCGCGGTTTGGGTTGTTCCTTAA
- a CDS encoding IS110 family transposase, with protein MDDTIYNHYIAIDWAASNMAIARMTKKSNKITVIDVPSDIEELKLYLDRLKGTKVLTLEETTTSQWLYTELKEKVDKIVVCDPHRNKLLNDGPKNDKIDASKLVQLLRAGLLKEIFHTNDNFLLLRRLVSGYEDLVKAGVRLKNQRYSLLKACGNQEVVGENAFVLGCLNRQIGLYEEEKSAYEKEFLRLAKKYPAIRHQKSLPGIGDINAVKVVARVVSPFRFADKGHYCSYAGLIKHEKISGKKSYGKRTPRYCRQLKDVYKTGVSAAIGGNNPINDYYEYLVAGGEPEYDARHKACRRLATLSLGVFKSGEKYQPYKRSRQTDNVTVK; from the coding sequence ATGGACGATACCATTTACAACCATTACATTGCAATAGACTGGGCAGCCAGCAATATGGCCATTGCGCGAATGACGAAAAAATCAAACAAAATAACTGTGATCGACGTACCATCGGACATTGAGGAATTGAAGCTTTATTTAGACCGGTTAAAGGGGACCAAGGTTCTGACCTTGGAGGAGACGACGACTTCTCAATGGTTGTACACGGAACTGAAGGAGAAGGTGGATAAGATCGTAGTGTGTGATCCTCACAGAAATAAGTTGTTAAACGATGGTCCTAAAAACGACAAAATTGATGCGTCAAAGTTGGTGCAATTATTGAGGGCCGGCCTCCTGAAGGAGATTTTTCATACCAACGATAATTTTTTACTTCTTCGCCGTCTCGTCAGCGGTTATGAAGATTTGGTTAAAGCGGGGGTGCGATTGAAAAATCAGCGGTACTCGTTGCTCAAAGCCTGCGGCAATCAGGAAGTTGTTGGTGAAAATGCTTTTGTGTTGGGCTGTTTAAACCGGCAGATTGGGCTTTATGAGGAAGAAAAGTCCGCTTATGAAAAAGAGTTTTTGCGTCTGGCCAAAAAATACCCGGCGATAAGGCACCAGAAGAGTTTACCGGGGATTGGGGATATTAATGCCGTCAAGGTTGTAGCACGTGTAGTATCGCCATTCCGGTTTGCGGACAAGGGGCACTACTGTAGCTACGCGGGTCTGATCAAGCATGAGAAGATAAGCGGGAAAAAGAGTTATGGTAAACGCACGCCTCGATATTGTCGTCAATTAAAAGATGTGTATAAGACCGGTGTAAGTGCGGCCATTGGCGGGAATAATCCGATTAATGATTATTATGAATATTTGGTAGCTGGGGGCGAACCCGAATATGACGCCCGACACAAAGCCTGTCGCAGGTTAGCGACGTTAAGCTTGGGGGTTTTTAAAAGCGGGGAAAAATATCAGCCTTATAAAAGGAGTCGCCAAACAGATAACGTGACCGTGAAATAA
- the tsaB gene encoding tRNA (adenosine(37)-N6)-threonylcarbamoyltransferase complex dimerization subunit type 1 TsaB — protein MKLLAVDTATTSCGVAVADGRTIVDRHAVISRVTHSRHLLSIIDDLLRRNRLAVSDMDGFAVTRGPGSFTGLRIGISTIKGLAAATDRPVAGISSLEALAWHFHESPVMVCPLIDARKGEVYTCRYRFDNGRITALCAEAVLPPDQAVAGIDQPCVFAGTGVEVCGPAITAMAGENARLAPPGQNAIDPAVVALLGIERLEQGLAENLDTFAPVYLRKPDAVVQQQK, from the coding sequence GTGAAGCTGCTTGCCGTTGACACCGCCACCACCAGCTGCGGGGTTGCCGTGGCCGATGGCCGGACCATTGTCGACCGACACGCCGTGATCAGCCGGGTGACCCACTCCCGCCACCTGCTGTCTATCATTGATGATCTGCTTCGACGCAACCGCCTGGCCGTCTCTGACATGGACGGGTTTGCCGTCACACGGGGACCGGGCAGTTTTACCGGTCTGCGCATCGGCATCAGCACAATCAAAGGGCTTGCCGCCGCCACAGACAGGCCCGTGGCCGGTATCTCCAGCCTTGAGGCCCTGGCCTGGCATTTTCACGAAAGCCCGGTGATGGTCTGCCCGCTGATCGATGCCCGCAAGGGCGAGGTCTACACCTGCCGTTACCGGTTCGACAACGGCAGGATCACGGCCCTCTGCGCTGAGGCGGTGCTTCCCCCGGACCAGGCCGTGGCCGGCATCGACCAGCCCTGTGTTTTCGCTGGCACCGGCGTGGAGGTCTGTGGCCCGGCCATCACCGCCATGGCCGGGGAAAACGCCCGGCTGGCACCGCCCGGCCAGAACGCCATTGACCCGGCCGTTGTGGCTCTCCTGGGCATTGAGCGACTGGAACAGGGCCTGGCTGAAAACCTGGACACCTTTGCGCCGGTCTACCTTCGCAAACCCGACGCCGTGGTTCAGCAGCAAAAATAG